GGCTTCCTCGTGTTCGCGAGCAGCGCGCGGGCGCGAATTCTGCCCGAGTTCGGCGGCACGATTGCCGGCGAGCGCAGCGCGGGCCGGCAGAACGCCGGCGATACCACGCCGCGATCACTCTGAGCCGCGCGCGTTGAACGGGCCGCGAACGGCGGCCCTTCAACCCATGCGCTCGCGCCGCCTCGCGCCACCTCGCGCCGCCTCTTATCGCCGCGCCATGCCGGCTGCATCGATGTTCGCCGATGCCGTCGTCGATGGCGGCGGTGCCGGCAGGCATCGACGTCGCGCCCCGCCCGTCGGTTGCGCGGCGACGCTGGCGGCGAGCGCCGGCCGCCCGCGTCGCCCCGTTCAGGCGCGGTCGTTGCTGCTGCCGCGCGCCGCGACCTCCCGCCTTCATCCGGCGGCCACATCCGATTGAACTTGTTCCCCCGCGCGTGGATCACTCCTTGACGGGCAGCGCGCCGGCAGCGTGCCGGCCGCCGCATCGTTCCATCCATCGTCCCGGAGGCATCATGAGTGACCACGTCTACAAGCAGATCGAACTGACCGGCTCGTCGCAGGCATCGAGCGACGACGCGGTCCGCGTCGCCATCGCGAAGGCAGCGAAGACGCTGCATAACCTGGAGTGGTTCGAAGTCATCGAAACACGTGGCCATGTCGAGGGCGGCAAGGTCGCCCACTGGCAGGTGACGTTGAAGGTCGGCCTGCGCCTCGACGACTGATCCTCGGCGGCTCCCCGCCGCGAACGCCACGCCTCGCGCCGCGAGGCGTGTCTCTCCTCCCCTCTCTCCCCGCCCCCGCCGCGCTGCGGATCGCCCCGAAACCGCTGCCCGACTGTGGTTTACGCCGCCTTGACGGTCATTTCTGTCCATATTAAAAACAATATACTCAGCCGATTCCGATATCAGCCGAGACATATATAACCTGGAGAGAAAATGAGTCAACAACGCGAGGCGATCGACACTTACCTGCTGCGCGTCCTGCATACGCTGCTGATGGAACGCAGCGTGACGCGCGCGGCGGTCAAGCTGAATCAGTCGCAGCCCGCGATCAGCGCCGCGCTGCGGCGCCTGCGCGACATCACCGGCGATCCGCTGCTGGTGCGCGGCAAGTCGGGCATGGTGCCCACCGAATACGGGCTGCGCCTGCTCGAACCCGTACAGAACGCCTTGCGCGAAATCGAGCGCATCAAGTTCCAGCAGCACAACTTCGATCCCGCCACCTCGATCCGCTGCTACCGGATCGGCTGCCCCGACTACCTGAACGTGCTGTTCGTGCCCACCGTGGTGGAGCGCTTCCGGCAGGCGGCGCCAAACGCGACGCTCGAATTCCATTCGCTCGGCCCGGCCTTCGACTACGAACTCGCGCTCGAGGACGGCAAACTCGACATCGTGGTCGGCAACTGGCCCGAGCCGCCCGAGCAGCTGCATCTGTCGAACCTGTTCGTCGACAAGATCGTCTGCCTGATGAGCAACGCGCATCCGTTCGCCAAGCGCGGCGGCCTCACGCTCGACCAGTACCTGAACGCCCCGCACCTCGCGCCCACGCCGTATTCGGTCGGCCAGCGCGGCGCGATCGACGTGCATCTGGCGCGCGAGCGGCTCAAGCGCCACGTGGTGGTGACGCTGCCGTACTTCAATCTCGCGCCCTACGTGCTGGTGAAGTCGGACCTGATCTTCACCACCACGCGGCTGTTCGCCGACCACTACGCGAAGTTCCTGCCGCTGTCGGTGGTGCCGGCGCCGCTCGACTTCCCGCCGATGCAGTACTACCAGCTCTGGCACGAACGCTGCCATTACTCGGACGAGGTGCGCTGGCTGCGCAGCCTGGTGGCCGAGGCCACCCGCACGCTGATCGACGCCTGAGACGCCCGCCACGGCGGCCCCGCTGGCCGCCATGGCGCACGTTCAGCGCATCTAGCGTGTCCAGCAATCTCGGCAATCTCGCCACGTTCAGCGCGCCGCCTCGGCGAGTTGCCGCGCGAGCGCGTTGTGGCGCTCGACGAGCGGCCCGGTGTCGAGGCTCGCGAGCTGCCCTTCCCGCACCACCACGCGCCCGTTCACGACGCTCCACGCCACCTGCGACGGCGCGCAGAACACCAGCGCCGCGACCGGATCGTGCAGCGCGCCGGCGAAGCCGGGCTGGGCCAGATCGAACGCGATGAAATCGGCGGCCATCCCCGGCGCGAGCGCGCCGATGTCGTCGCGGTTCAGCACCCGCGCGCCGCCCAGCGTCGCGATCTCGAGCGCCTCGCGCGCCGTCATCGCGTCGGGCCCGAAGCCGACCCGCTGCAGCAGCAGCGCCTGGCGCGCCTCGGCAACCATCTGCGCGCCGTCGTTGGAGGCCGAGCCGTCCACGCCGAGCCCCACCGGCACGCCCGCGAGCCGCATGCGCCGGACCGGCGCGATCCCCGAGGCGAGCCGCATGTTCGAGCACGGGCAATGCGCGACGCCGGTGCCGGTCCGCGCGAACAGCGCGATGCCGGCCTCGTCGAGCTGCACGCAGTGCGCATGCCAGACGTCGGGGCCGACCCAGCCGAGATCCTCGGCGTACTGCGCCGGCGTCATGCCGAAGCGCTCCCGGCTATAGGCCACGTCGCGCACGTTCTCGGCCAGATGCGTATGCAGCGAAACGCCATGGGCGCGCGCGAGCCGCGCCGAGTCGCGCATCAGCTCGCGGCTCACCGAGAACGGCGAGCACGGCGCGACCGCCACCCGCAGCATCGCGTAGCGTCCGGCGTCGTGGTAGGTCTCGATCAAGCGCTGCGTGTCGGCGAGGATCACGGCCTCGCGCTCGACCAGCGCATCGGGCGGCAGGCCGCCGTCGCGCTGCCCCACGCTCATGCTGCCGCGGCTCGCGTGGAAGCGCATGCCGATCCGGCGCGCGGCCTCGATGCTGTGATCGAGGCGCACGCCGTTCGGATAGAGGTAGAGATGATCGCTCGAGGTGGTGCAGCCCGACAGCAGCAGTTCGGCCATCGCGGTCAGCGTCGACACCTCGATCATCTCGGGCGTCAGGTGCTGCCAGATCCGGTACAGGCCGGTGAGCCAGTCGAACAGTTCGGCGTTCTGCGCGGCCGGAACCGCGCGCGTGAGGCTCTGGTACATGTGGTGATGCGTGTTCACGAGGCCCGGCAGCAGCAGATGGCCGCGCAGGTCGAGGATCTCGTCGGCCGTGTCGGGCAGCGTGTCGCTCGGGCCGACCGCGACGATCCGGTTGTCCTCGATGTAGAGGCCCGCGTCGCGCAGCTCGCGACGCTGCGCGTCCATCGTGACCAGCACCTCGGCGTGGCGCACCAGCAGCGTTCGGCCGCGCGCGGCCGGGTCGGCCGGAAGGGGAAAGACGGATGCGGCTTGGCGCAGGTTTGATTCGTCAGGCATGGCGGTTCGTGCTCCGTTCGGTGATGCCGCGCGGCTGAGCGGCGGCGAGCGTGGCGTTCGAACCGTGACGTGGCGCATCGACCGCGCCGCCGCGTCCGTTCGAACGCCCCTGGCCCGGTTACCCGGCGTCCCCGCCGTCTTCGGGGTCCGCCGCGCGGCCGCAGCCGCGCGCGAACCGGCCGAGCATCGCGCAGCCGCGGCCGGCTGGCAAGCGCGCCGGTCACATGCTCGTCTTCACACCGGCAATATGGTCGGATAAGTTGTCCGGCATGCCTTGGGCACGGATCGGTGGCACCACTCATGCATGCGGGCTTATCTTCGCTATCGCGCGTCGGATCGCGCCGCAAGCTTTCTTAGAATGACGGCTCGGCGCGCGCTTCGATCCGCCGACGGGTATGTAGCCACAGCCGTGGAGCCTCGATCCGCCGTCGCAACACCGGGATCGAGGCGCCGTGACTCTTCGCATTCACACAAGGACACAAGCGAATGGGAAAGCTGACTACCCACGTACTCGACACCGCCCACGGCCGGCCGGGTGCCGGCATCCGGATCGAACTCCATGCCATCGACGGCGAGGCACGCCGCTTGCTGAAACAGGCGACGACCAACGACGACGGCCGCTGTGACGCGCCGCTGCTCGAGGGCGACGCGCTCGCCGCCGGCGAATACGAGCTCGTCTTCCACGCCGGCGACTATTTCTCCGCGCTCGGCGTCGCGCTGCCCGAGCCGCGTTTCGTCGATCGCGTCGTGCTGCGCTTCGGCGTGGCCGACGCGGGCTCGCACTACCACGTGCCGCTGCTGGTCTCGCCGTGGTCGTACAGCACCTATCGCGGCAGCTGACAGCGTATCGGCCCGCCGCCCGTCCGACGAGGACGCGACAACAATGCCCCGAGTTTGTCTGGAGGAGTTTCATGGAAGGCTTCATCAACGACTGGCTGAATCTCGCGATTCGCTGGTTGCACGTCATCGCCGCGATCGCCTGGATCGGTGAATCGTTCTACTTCGTCGCCCTCGACAACAGCCTGACCCCGCCGAAGGATCCGAACCAGCGCCAGCGCGGCGTGTTCGGCGAGCTGTGGCACGTCCACGGCGGCGGCTTCTACAACATGCAGAAGTACACGGTCGCGCCGCCCGCCATGCCGGACGACCTGCACTGGTCGAAGTGGCCGTCCTACACCACCTGGATGTCGGGCTTCGGGCTGTTCTTCGTGCTCTACCTTCTCGCGCCGAACACCTACCTGATCGATCGCAACGTGCTCGACATGGGGCCGGTGGTGGCGGTGTCGTCCGCGCTCGGCTTCCTGATGGCCGGCTGGATCGTCTACGACTGCGCATGCCGCCTGCTCGGCAATCGCGACCGGCTGCTCGGCGTGTTCGTCGGCCTCTACGTGGTGCTCGCCGCCTACCTCGCCTGCCACGTCTTCTCGGGGCGCGCGGCCTACCTGATCGTCGGCGCGATGCTGGCGACCATCATGTCGGCCAACGTGTTCTTCGTGATCATCCCGGGCCAGCGCAAGATGGTCGACAAGATGCTCAAGGGCGAGACGCCGGACCCGATCTACGGCAAGCGCGGCAAGCAGCGTTCGGTCCACAACACCTATTTCACGCTGCCGGTGGTGTTCGCGATGCTGTCGAACCACTACGCGATGACGTACACCAACCGCTACAACTGGGTCGTGCTCGTGATCATCATGCTGGCCGGCGCGTTGATCCGCCAGTTCTTCGTGATGCGCCACCGCGGCCAGCAGCTCTGGTACCTGCCGCTCGGCGGCGTGGCCCTGATGCTGCTCGCGCTGGTCTGGACCGCGCCGCGCCCGATGGCGGCGCAGGCGCAGGCGGCGAACCTGCCGAAGCTCGCGATCAAGGACATCCAGCCGGTACTCGAACAGCGCTGCGTGGCCTGCCACTCGGCGAAGCCGACGATGATGGGCAGCGCGCCGGCCGGCGTGATGTTCGACACGCCCGAGGAAATCGCGCAGAACGCGCAGCGCATCTACCAGCAGGCGGTGCAGTTGAAGGCGATGCCGATCGGCAACGTCACGCACATGACCGATGACGAGCGCATGAAAGTGGCCGCCTGGTTCGAGGCGGGCGCGGCGAAGTAGGCGCGCGTTCGACCGGATGTGACCGGACATGACGAGACGGGCTCGCGATGCTGCGAGCCCGTTTCGTTTTCAGGGCGCCGGCATCGCGAGGCGGGCGCGCCGCGGGCGCCGGGGCCGCCGCTTGCTCGCACGGACTGCCGGGTGTTACCCGGCCTCACCGGGCATTCGCGAGGTGCCACCGGGCGCCACCAGGAACGGCCCGGTGCAACCACGCCGCATGTCGCCGCGGCGCGCTTTTCTGCTTCCCGCATCGCGCCACGGCGGTGCGCACGCACCATGCCGACGCATCCACGCGCCGCCGCGCCGATTCCGCACGCTCGCGCTAAAGCACGCAGGTGCCGCTGCCGTTAGTCAGGGAGCGAGCGCACGCGGCCTCCGCGGCGACGCTTCCGGACACGCCGGTTCCCGGTCGGGAACACGGCCTCAACCCTCGGTGTCATCCTGGCGCGTGCGATGCAACACAATCTGTTCTTCCGGCTGCTCGGGCGCTTGCGGGTCGGCCGCAAGCTGCTGCTGATCTACCTGCTCGACCTGAGCGCGGTGGTCTACATCAGCAGCATCCTGATCCACGAGAAAACCATGTCGATCGATTTCTCGCAGAAGGAGATCGTCGGCAGCGCCTACCTGGCCACCGTGCGCGAGGCGCTCGTCGAAGTCGCCACGCTCGGCGCCGACGGACGCCTCGGCACGCGCGAGATCGCGCGCACCGAAACCGCGCTGTCCGCCGCCGAGCAGCAGTACGGCGCGGGGCTGCAAAGCAGCGAACTGAACGCGCGCGTGCGCGCCGCGCTCGACGCGCTCGCCCGCGCGCCGCAGGCCAATCGCGCCGGGGCCGTGCGCGACGCGTTCACGGCCTGCCGCGACCTGATCACGCGAGTCGGCAACCAGTCGAACCTGATCCTCGATCCCGATCTCGACAGCTATTACTCGATGTCGCTGTCGGTGCTGCGCTACCCCGCGCTACTCGACGCGGTGGACGGCATCGGCCAGCGCCTGCACGAAGGCGCCGACAACCCCCGGGTCCGGCGCGAACTGAGCACCCGCTATCTCGTGCTCGAAGGCCAGCTCGACGCCGTCGCGCAGGGGCTGCGCTCCGATTTCGCCGAGGCCGGCGCGGCCAACGCCGGCGTGCAGCGCGTGCTCGCCGCGCCGGTCGGGCAGTTGCTCGCGGCGATCGAAACCTACCGCGACGCCGCGCGCCTGGCGGTGGCCGCCAGCGGCACCGACGCCATCTCGCGCGCGGCCGCCGACGCGGCCCAGCAGGCGCTGGTGGCCCGCGCGGCCGACGCCTGGCGCGCCACCGGCGCCGAGCTCGACACGCTGCTGCGCTCGCGCGTGAGCGCGCTGTTCTCGCGCATGTGGCTGCATCTCGGCACCGCGCTGTTCCTGCTCTGCGGAATTCTGTCGATGGTGTACCTGGTGGCGCAGCAGATCTCGCGGCCGCTGCGCCAGCTCGCGCGCGTGATGGACACCGTGCGCCGCACCGGCGACCACCGCCAGCGCGCCGCGTGGCACAGCCAGGACGAGATCGGCCAGCTCGTCAACGGCTTCAACGAGATGCTCGCGCAGCTCGATCACGAGCGCGACGTGCAGAAGGAACTCGCCGCCAGCGCGCGCGCCGCGCAGGCGCAGCACGCGCTGGTGGAGGCCACGCCGGTGCCGATGATGGTCACGGCCGTGCCCGGCCACGAGGTGCTGCACGCCAATCATCCGGCGCTCTACTGGCTCAACGGCTGCACCTCGGACCCGTGGGCCTCGGGGCTCGATTCGGCGGTGCGCGCGCGCTTCTTCCAGCAGCTCTCCGACCGCAACGCCGTCGACCAGTTCGAGGTGCGCTGGATGGCGAGCGAGGAGCCCACCTGGGCCATGCTCTCGGCGCGCCGCCTCGAATTCCAGGGCCGCGACGCGGTGCTCACCGCGTTCACGCCGATCAACCAGATCAAGCTGATGGAGCAGCGCCTCGAATTGTGGGCGAAGGTGTTCGAGGCGTCGTCGGAGGCGATCCTGATCCTCGACAGCGAGCGCCGCCTGCTGACCGCGAACGCCTCGTTCTATCGCGCCACCGGCTATCGCGCCGAGCAGATCGGCGGCACGCCGCCCGAGTTCATCGTGGCGAGCGGCGGCGACCAGCCGCTGATGCCGCGGCTCACGGCGCTGGTGGACATCTCCAGCGTCTGGAACGGCGAAGCCGTGGTGCGCCGGCGCGCGGGCGGCGACTATCCGGCCTGGCTCATGATCAGCGCGGTGCGGGACAAGCACGGCGCGGTCTCGCACTACATCTGCACGCTGATCGACATCACCGACCGCAAGAAGAGCGAGGCGCGCATCCGCTTCCTCGCCGAGCATGACGTCCTCACCGAGCTGCCGAACCGCGCGCTGTTCACCCGGCGGCTCGGCGCCGCGATCGATCAGGCGCGGCAGGGCGACAGCCGGGTGGCGGTGCTGTTCATCGATCTCGATCGCTTCAAGGACATCAACGACACGTTCGGCCATCATGCCGGCGACGGGCTGCTGCGCTCGGTTTCGCAGCGGCTGCTGCAGTCGGTGCGCGCGGGCGACACCGTGAGCCGGCTCGGCGGCGACGAATTCACGGTCCTGCTGGGCGGCGCCGGCAGCGCGGCCGACGTGGCGCACCTGATCGAGGAACGGCTGCTGCCGCCCATGCGGGAGCCGCACCAGATCGGCGGCATGACGCTGCAGGTGGCGTGCAGCATCGGCATCGCGCTGTATCCGGAGCACGGCGAGGACATCGAGACGCTGATGCAGAACGCCGATGCCGCGATGTACCGCGCGAAGTCGGGCGGCCGCAATCTCGTCAAGTTCTTCTCGCCCGAGATGGCCGAAAGCGCGCGCCACCGCCTCGAACTCGAAACCCATCTGCGCACCTCGGTGGAGCGCCGCGAGCTGTGGCTCGAATACCAGCCCTGCGTGCAGGCCGAGACGGGCCAGCTGCTGAGCGTGGAGGCGCTGCTGCGCTGGCAGCATCCGCATCTGGGCATGGTGCCGCCCTCGCAGTTCATCCCGATCGCGGAGGAAACGCGCCTGATCGTGCCGATCGGCGCCTGGGTGATCGACGAGGCCTGCCGCCAGATCGCGCGCTGGCGCGCCGCGGGCCTGCCCGAGATCCGCGTGTCGATCAACCTCTCGGTGGTGCAACTGCGCGACGACGCGCAACTGGTCGACAAGCTGCGCGACAGCCTCATGACCCACGACGTCAGGCCGGACAGCCTCGAACTCGAAATCACCGAGACCGTGCTGATGGAAAGCGTCGATCACTACCTGGACACCGTCAACGAGATCCGCGCGCTCGGCGTGAAGCTCTCGCTCGACGATTTCGGCACCGGTTATTCGAGCCTCAGCTACCTGCACCGCTTCCCGCTCGACCGGCTCAAGATCGACCGCGCGTTCGTGAACGGCCGGCTCGAGGCGCTCGCCGATCTCGCCGTGATCCGCGCCATCGTCGAACTCGGTCACGAGCTGGGCCTGCGCGTGGTGGCCGAGGGCGTCGAGCAGGCGCACGAGGCGAACGCGCTCAAGCGCATCGGCTGCGACGAACTGCAGGGCTTCTACTACGCCCGGCCGATGTCGAACGAGGCGCTCGAACAATGGCTCAAGACGCGCGCCGCGCCGCGCGTCAGCGAAGCGGTCTGAGCGGGCGATACCGAAAACGACCGACATGAAAAAAAGCCCCGCGAACCGCGGTTCGCGAGGCCAGGGACGAAACGGCCGTTACGGGGACAATCAGGCCGTCGCGTGATGCAGGGCCGCGTCGGTGAGCCAGAGCGATTCGTCGAGCGTCGCCTCGTTCAGGTTCACGCCCTCGCCGCCGCGATCGACGACGATGAAATCGCTCGTTTCGCCGAGCGCGATCAGCGGATGGTGCCAGACGCCCTTCGCGTAGTTCACGCCCTGCCAGCCGCGCGTGACGAACGCGCGAATCTTGGCGGGATCGAGTTCGCCGGCCGGCGCGACCACCACCAGATAGGGCCGCGCGTCAAGCGGCAGGAACGCCTGGCTGCCGAGCGGATGGCGTTCGAGCATCGTCACCTCGAACGGCAGCGCGCGCGGCTGACCGCGAAACAGGTTGACGAGCGGCTGGCCGCCGCCGTCGGCGACGTCGATCCTGGCGAGATCGTGGAAGCGGATCGTGGTGCCGAGGTTGATCGGGATCTGCCTGGCGCCGGCGGTCTCGATCACGTCGCCGAACGGCGCGAACGCGGCGCGCGTCAGCGCCTCGATGGCAAGCGTCTTCATTGCTCGAGCGTGCCCCAGATGCGCAGACGCGACACGCCGCCGTCCGGGATGATGTTGAGCCGCACGTGCGTGACGGCGCCGAGCGCGGCCAGCTCCGACTCGAAATGATGCTGCTTGTCCATCTGCAGCTTCTGCTCGCCGAGCAGCTCGGGCCAGAACATCGCCTGCGTGACGAGCGAACTGTCGGTGCCGCCGCGCACATAGGCGGCCTGGATCGAGCAGCGGTCCGGATAGTTGCCCTTGAAGTGCGCGGTGTCGACCTCGATTTTGCGGATCACGCCCGGCTGCGCCAGCGCGACGATCGCCCAGTCGTTGCCGGGCTCGCGGCGGCGCCGCGTCTCCCAGCCGTCGCCCATGTTCACGCCGCGGCCCGGCAGCAGGATCGTCGAGGCGAGGCCGAAGTGCTGGTTGTTGGCGGCCACCAGATAGCCGCCGTTCTCCATCGCGGCCAGGTCGAACAGCTCGCCGCGGCCCGCGTCGCTCCAGTCGAGCTGCGGCTGGCCGTACACGCGCAGCCGCGCGATGCCGCCGTCCGGATACAGGTTGAGGCGCAGGTGCGTGTACGGCGCGGCGTCGGCCACTTCGACGTAGTGGTGGTGATTGCCCTGCAGCGTCGTCGACGGCACGATCTCGACCCAGCGCGTGTCCTGGTTAGGCGCGCCCTCGGCGACGTGGCAGGCCTCGACCGAGGCGGCCGGCGGGAAGTTGCCGGTGAAGTGGCTGGTGTCGAGGTCGAGTCCCTTGATCACGCCGGGCCGCGCGAGCTTGACCACGCACCAGTCGTAGCCGGTGGTGCGCTTGCGGCGCGTTTCCCAGCCGTCCATCCACTTGCCGTGATCGTCGTACTTGCCGGCGATGAAGACGGCCGGCTCCGGATTCAGCATGCGCTCCTTCGGCGCGAAGAAGTCGTCGCTCGCCTCGAGCGCCTGCGCCCCGAGACGCGGATCGGCGAGATTCACGTAGCGGCGCGTGAATTCGGGAGCGTTGGGATCGAGCAGCGGAATGGCCATGATGAAATCCTTGTGTACTGGGTTCGTGGAAAGCGCCGCCTCCGCGTTCGCGCGGCCACGGCGGGCGCCGCGACGACGCCGAAGGCCGTCGCGCGCCGGAGGGAGGCGCCGCTCAGGCGCCGATCAGGTCGTCGAGCCGGAAGCGCGCGATCCGGTAGATCTGCGCCAGGCTCTCGCGCAATTCCTCGTCGCGCGTGTTGGCCACGCGCGCCTCGAAGTTCGCGATGATGCCGTGCCGGTCGTAGCCGCGCACGGCGAGGATGAACGGGAAACCGAACTTCTCGCGATAGGCGAGATTGAGTTGCTGCAACCGGTCGAACTCGGCCTGCGAGCACTGGTCGAGCCCGGCGCCGCTCTGTTCGCGCGTCGATTCGGCGGTCAGCTCGCCGCGCACGGCGGCCTTGCCGGCCAGCTCCGGGTGGGCGTTCACGAGTGCGAGCCGGCGCGCCTCGCCGGCCTGCTCGACGAGCGCCGACATCGCCGCGTGCAGCGCGTCGACGCTGGCATAGGGCCGCCCGGCCGCGGCCGCCTCGGCGACCCACGGCGAATGCTCGAAGATGCCCGACAGCGCGGCGACGAATGCCTCGTTCGCCATGTCGTTCAGTTCTGCCAACGTGTAGTGCATCGCCTTCATGCCGCCCCTTCGCCTTGGTGATTGGTGGAATACGGATGGTGCTCGCGCCAGTGGCGCGCGATGTCGACGCGGCGCGTGACCCACACGCGGTCGTGCCGCTCGAGGTGATCGAGGAAGCGCTGCAGCGCGCGGAACCGCCCCGGCCGGCCGAGTAGCCGGCAGTGCATGCCGATCGACAGCATCTTCGGCGCCTCGTCGCCCTCTTCGTAGAGCACGTCGAACGCGTCGCGCAGGTACTGGAAGAAGTGATCGGCGGTGTTGAAGCCCTGCGGCGTCGCGAAACGCATGTCGTTGGTGTCGAGCGTGTACGGCACGATCAGTTGCGGCACGCTCGCGCCGCCCGTGACGGCCACGTCCATCCAGAACGGCAGGTCGTCGCCGTAGTAGTCGGAGTCGTACAGGAAGCCGCCGTGTTCGGCCACCAGGCGGTGCGTGTTCGGGCTGTCGCGGCCCGTGTACCAGCCGAGCGGACGCAGGCCCGTGACGCGCTCGATCGCCTCCATGCCGAGCCGCATGTGCTCGGCCTCGCGCTCGGGCGTGGCGTCCTGATAGTGGATCCAGCGCCAGCCGTGGCAGGCGATCTCGTGGCCCAGTTCGACGAACGCGCGCGCGAGCTCGGGATGCCGCTCGATCGCCATGCCGACGCCGAACACCGTGAGCGGCAGCGCACGCTTCTCGAACTCGCGCAGGATCCGCCAGACGCCCGCGCGCGAGCCGTATTCGTAGATCGATTCCATGCTCATGTGGCGCGCCGGATAGGCCGCCGCGCCGACGATCTCGGACAGGAACTGCTCGGAGGCCGGGTCGCCGTGCAGCACGCAGTTCTCGCCGCCTTCCTCGTAATTGAGCACGAACTGCACGGCGACGCGCGCGCGGCCCGGCCAGTTCGCCTGCACCGGATGCCGGCCGTAGCCGATCAGGTCGCGCGGATAGTGGGAATCGTGGGACATGGTTGGATGCGAAGGTGGACCCGTATCAATGGGGCTCGCATCGGCGGCGGCAGCGGCGGCGGTGAGGCTGGCGGCGCGCCGGACGGCGCCGATGCGAGGGTTGGGCCAGTGTAGCGAAAAGGGTTCGGGGCGCCCATACAGCCGGGCCGATAGTGCGTGTCACACCGGGTGTATATGCACCGGCGGCGGGGCCGGTTCGGCGGCGGT
The genomic region above belongs to Burkholderia plantarii and contains:
- the uraD gene encoding 2-oxo-4-hydroxy-4-carboxy-5-ureidoimidazoline decarboxylase, which gives rise to MKAMHYTLAELNDMANEAFVAALSGIFEHSPWVAEAAAAGRPYASVDALHAAMSALVEQAGEARRLALVNAHPELAGKAAVRGELTAESTREQSGAGLDQCSQAEFDRLQQLNLAYREKFGFPFILAVRGYDRHGIIANFEARVANTRDEELRESLAQIYRIARFRLDDLIGA
- the puuE gene encoding allantoinase PuuE; protein product: MSHDSHYPRDLIGYGRHPVQANWPGRARVAVQFVLNYEEGGENCVLHGDPASEQFLSEIVGAAAYPARHMSMESIYEYGSRAGVWRILREFEKRALPLTVFGVGMAIERHPELARAFVELGHEIACHGWRWIHYQDATPEREAEHMRLGMEAIERVTGLRPLGWYTGRDSPNTHRLVAEHGGFLYDSDYYGDDLPFWMDVAVTGGASVPQLIVPYTLDTNDMRFATPQGFNTADHFFQYLRDAFDVLYEEGDEAPKMLSIGMHCRLLGRPGRFRALQRFLDHLERHDRVWVTRRVDIARHWREHHPYSTNHQGEGAA